The Rhodamnia argentea isolate NSW1041297 chromosome 10, ASM2092103v1, whole genome shotgun sequence sequence ATGCTTGTGACCCACCAATTAGAGACGTGATTGGATGAAGTTTCCTCCAACCAGAGATTGAACGAAAAAATTGACCCTAGAAACTCTCGAGTAAATGATGTccccaatttaattttttgccaaaaacatTGTACAGCCGGCACAAGTCAATTTTAGCACATGAAACTACGGGTGTCTGATAGGACCCATGTGATCTTAGAAGCTGATCCCCCGATTGTTTCCTTGTGGATTACAAAAGATGGTGATGTAAATGGTCATGGAGTACTAATTGAGAATTGCTCATATCCTAACagacaaaaggagaaaatgcaATCCTTTACAAATAATAACGATCTTAATCACaagaaaaaagtcaacatttatGCGCCGCGTGACTATGAAAAAAGGTCATGTCCATGAAATAATGAGCCAAATCCCTTCTATTGAAGCgagtttttgcttttttgtttttggaaaatgcTTCATTGATGGTCCGACAAGATCGTTAGTAATTTCTGATTGTAGATCCACAAATCATTACCgcttgttttgcataaagtattcATTAAATGAAAAATCGTGGGTCGGAAATAATGACAATCTTGTCATACTTACTATCCTGCTAGCGGGAGTATCACACACCAATGaaaatgtatgtttttttttattcgctTCTTTAATTACGTGCATAGGTTACGGTGAACTCCAATCGAATTACTATGCCGAGAGCTGTCCGAATGCAGAAGAAATCATCAAACAAGAAGTCGCCAAGCTCTATGATGAACATGGCAATACTGCTATCTCCTGGATTCGCAATCTCTTTCATGACTGCATGGTCCAAGTACGTATATCGATACACATGGAAAATTATCTAGTGTCTTCTGGATGTCCAATGGAACTGATGTATGTTTGACTCTCTGTCTCTCACCTCTTGTGCGGAAACCGCTAGTCATGCGATGCCTCGCTTCTGCTAGAGTCAAAGCATGGAAACGGGATCGTGTCGGAGCAGGCATCTTCAAGGAGCTTCGGGATGAGGAACTTCAAGTATGTGACCAAAATCAAGGAGGCTCTTGAGAGGGAATGCCCCGCGACGGTTTCTTGTGCCGACATCGTCGCTCTCTCGGCAAGAGATAGCATCGTTCTTGTAAGTGTTTCACTTATCATGCCGTATTTTTCTATACCACTTGTGTGAAAACATGAAGTCTGTAAAAGGAATGAATCTTTTCGAAACTTTTacatgaaaatgatttcaaaacCGATTACACGTAAGCTTCCCAGTTCCCTTACAGAACTCAGGAATCATCAATCTTTGTGAAAGTAGCTTGATTTGCCATACTACATTTATGTTATATATACATTGGTTTGTACAGTTAGGAGGACCACGGATCGAAATGAGAAGTGGAAGGAGAGATGGTAGAGAAAGTTACGCGGCTGTGGTGGAAGAATTCATTCCTAACCATAACGATTCGATGGTGCTGGTGCTCTCTCGTTTTGAGTCTATTGGCATCGATGTTGAAGGAACAGTCGCTCTCCTAGGTAAGTGTTTGATCTAGTTCACCAAGTGCATGTGTCATTGAACATGTCTTGTCCTTGTGTGGTTAATTTAATTGGATCATGGTATCACAAACGATATATCTCCTTTGGTGTAACATGGGTTAGGGTTCATCTTGTTCATCGTTCTCAACGCCGAAGTGAACTGTAGTGTTGAAGATTTTAAACTATCATGATATATTAAAAGGTTCATTCCATCTTTATATATTTGTACTCTCTTTcacacaaaaatccaaaatttcagCGATAAAAATTTTCCCCTATAATTTTAATGCACCCCTATTAATTGGCATTTATTCGCTGAATCAGGAGCTCATTCAGTTGGTCGAGTTCATTGTGTCAACCTATACGATAGACTCTACCCGACCGTGGATCCAACCTTAGACCTGGACTATGCCGAATACCTAAAAGGCCGGTGCCCGATGCCAGACCCGGATCCAAAGAAAGTGCGGTACGCGAGGAATGACAAAGAGACTCCGATGGtgctggacaacatgtactacAAGCACTTGTTGACTCACATGGGACTATTGCTAGTAGATCAGCAATTGGCTTCATATCCGACAACCGCTCCCTTTGTGGAGAAAATGGCCTCCGACAACGGCTACTTCCAGGATCAGTTTGCGAGGGCCTTGCTCACGTTGTCCGAGAACAATCCTCTTACAGGACATGATGGAGAAATTAGGAAAGACTGCAGGTATATCAATACAGACTAAAGAGATGTTCATGGGTGCGTCTCCAAGGATTGAGTCTGCATGGCTTGGGTCATTTCATGCTTGAGAATAGTACAACCATACATTTTAGAAGTATGTCTATGTTCCTTTTTTCCATTTGCAACACtgaacataaataaataaataaaatcagtGCATCACAATTTTCTGATACGATGAGATGGTAAAATCGTGCAAGTGACAATTT is a genomic window containing:
- the LOC115735175 gene encoding peroxidase 21-like isoform X3, whose amino-acid sequence is MATGSFHHCSSSFVLLLFLLQLLSGYGELQSNYYAESCPNAEEIIKQEVAKLYDEHGNTAISWIRNLFHDCMVQSCDASLLLESKHGNGIVSEQASSRSFGMRNFKYVTKIKEALERECPATVSCADIVALSARDSIVLLGGPRIEMRSGRRDGRESYAAVVEEFIPNHNDSMVLVLSRFESIGIDVEGTVALLGAHSVGRVHCVNLYDRLYPTVDPTLDLDYAEYLKGRCPMPDPDPKKVRYARNDKETPMVLDNMYYKHLLTHMGLLLVDQQLASYPTTAPFVEKMASDNGYFQDQFARALLTLSENNPLTGHDGEIRKDCRYINTD
- the LOC115735175 gene encoding peroxidase 21-like isoform X1, whose translation is MATGSIRHCSSSFVLLLFLLQLLSGYGELQSNYYAESCPNAEEIIKQEVAKLYDEHGNTAISWIRNLFHDCMVQSCDASLLLESKHGNGIVSEQASSRSFGMRNFKYVTKIKEALERECPATVSCADIVALSARDSIVLLGGPRIEMRSGRRDGRESYAAVVEEFIPNHNDSMVLVLSRFESIGIDVEGTVALLGAHSVGRVHCVNLYDRLYPTVDPTLDLDYAEYLKGRCPMPDPDPKKVRYARNDKETPMVLDNMYYKHLLTHMGLLLVDQQLASYPTTAPFVEKMASDNGYFQDQFARALLTLSENNPLTGHDGEIRKDCRYINTD